The Rhodothermus profundi genome segment GGTTACCGCCCACGCTCGATTCCAGAAGCCCTCCGCCATTTAGGCCAACGCCTGGGTTTGCCGGTCACGCTATCCTGAAGTTGTTTCTGGTTGTATCCTGAGAGAAAACCTATGCTGGATCTGCAGCGCATTCGCCAGGAACCCGACCGCGTGCGAGACGCCATTCGGGTCAAAGGAATGGGCGATCCACAGCTCGTTGACCGCGTCCTAGACCTAGACACCCGGCATCGCCAGACGCAAACCGAGTTGCAGGAAGCACGCCATCGCCTGAACACGCTCGCGCGTCAGATCGGCCAGCTCATGCGCGAAGGGCGCCGCGACGAAGCCCAGGCGCTCATCGAAGAAAATGCTCGTCTCAAAGAACGCATTAAGTCGCTGGAAGCTCATGCGCGCGCGCTGGGCGAGCAGCTCGAAACCCTCCTGCTGGAGTTGCCCAATATTCCCCATCCATCGGTTCCGGTCGGGCGCGGCCCCGAAGACAACGTAGTGCTGCATGAAGAGGGCTGCCCGCCGACGTTCGACTTCACACCGCGTCCGCACTGGGAACTGGCCACGCGCCACGGACTGATCGATTTTGAGCGCGGCGCCAAAGTGACGGGAAGCGGCTTCCCCTTCTACGTGGGCAAAGGCGCCCGGCTGCAACGCGCCCTGATTCAGTTCTTCCTGGACCTGGCCGTGCAGGAGGGTGGCTATGTAGAAATACAACCTCCGCTCCTGGTCAACGCTGATAGTGCGCGAGGTACGGGCCAGCTTCCCGACAAGGAGGACCTGATGTACGTGATTGAACGGGATGAACTTTATCCCATCCCTACCGCAGAGGTACCGGTCACTAACTATTTCCGCAACGAAATCCTCGAAGAAAATCAGCTTCCTGTCAAGTTTTGCGCCTACTCTCCCTGCTTTCGGCGTGAGGCAGGGTCTTACGGCAAGGACGTGCGCGGTCTGAACCGTCTGCACCAGTTTGATAAGGTAGAGCTCGTCCAGTTTGTCCACCCGGACCATAGCTACGAAGCGCTGGAACAACTGCGAGAAGATGCAGAGCGGCCGCTTCGCCTGCTGGGACTGCCGTATCGCCGCGTGCTGATGTGCACCGCAGAGACCGGTTTCACGCAGGCCAAAAAGTACGACCTAGAAGTCTGGAGCCCGGGCCAACAACGCTGGTTAGAGGTGTCGTCTATCTCTAATTTTGAAGACTTTCAAGCGCGGCGCGCACGCATCCGCTTCCGCCCGGCCCAGGGGGGCAAGCCCCATTTTGTGCACACGCTCAATGGAAGCGGCCTGGCCCTACCTCGTGTGGTGGCGGCCCTGCTGGAGCACTACCAGCAGCCAGACGGCTCGATTCTCATTCCTGAGGTGCTTCGCCCCTACACCGGCTTCGACCGGATCGGATGAGCTGCGCACTAGTCGGAGGCGCGCAGGATCCAGTGATCCGGATCGATAATCGGGTCAGCTTCCAGCTCGCCTAGCGGCACCACCGCCTTACCATTCGGCATAGGAATGCGGCGCCGCGTCTCCCCGATCTGCACCTCCACGGGCATGGGAAACGGCAGATCGCCTGGCACCTCCCAGCGCAGCACGAGCCGGTCTGGCTCGCGCACTACGAGAAGACGGGGCAGCTCGGCGCGGCGCACGTACACCTCGAAAAACCAGTCCAGCTCCTGTCCGGTAATTGCTTCAACCAGCGAGATAAAATCGTCAGTCGTGGCAAAGCGACATGCACAGCCCCCAGACATGCGCTCCAGTGCCGGATCGGGATACGCCATGCGCCGCAGGGCCCGGAAGAAAGCCTCGTCGCCGATCAGATAGCGCAGCGTGTGCAGCACCCAGGACCCCTTGTAATAGATGTCGTTGTCCGTCTGACCGGTCGCCGGATCTGCAAAGTACATTTCTGTGGTTGTCCTGGAAGTGCGGGGCGCAATAGGCCGCCGGTTCCGAATAGCGGGAAGGTAACGACGTAACTCTGCCCGATAGGCCTCCACGCCGAACCGTTCTTCCGCATAAAGGGCCTGCATGTAGGTGCAGAAGCCTTCATGCAGCCAGAAATCCTTCCAGTCGTAGACTGTTACCAGATTACCCCACCATTCATGGCCCAGTTCGTGGTGGTGTAGCCAGTCGAAGCCATAGGGTTGATCCGAGAAGTCGCTTCCATAGGCAATGATCGTCTGGTGTTCCATGCCCAGGAAAGGCGTATGCGCAATCCCGTATTTGTCCGCACGGAAAGGGTACGGCCCCAGCAGGCGCTCATAGAACGCCAGATGATCCAGAAATTCTGGCAACATGCGGCGAGCATCGGCCTCTCGTTCGGGCAGTACCCAGAACGTTACCGGGATCGTATCGCCAGCCACGCTGACGTAGGTGGTATCGACGGTTCGGTAAGGAGCAATGTTCAGCGCAACGCCGTAGTTGTTGATGGGCGTTGAAACGAACCAGTGGTAGGTGCGCGTGCCATCGGCATGCGGTTCGACGCGGCGCAGCCGCCCGTTGCTGGCTACCACGAGCGGTTCGGGGACAGTAATGCGCAGCGCCATCGAGTCGGGCTCATCCGAAGGATGGTCTTTGCACGGCCACCAGAGGTCCGCCCCTTCGCCCTGGTTGGAAGTAGCAATCCAGGGTTGACCATCGGCCGTGCGCGCCCAGGTAAACCCGCCGATCCAGGGAGGATATGGCGCCTCGCGCGGAACGCCTCCGTAATGCACCCGGAGCACGACGCGCTCACCCGGCTGGCGCGTACGTGTCAGATGCGTCCAGATGCGTCCGTCGGCGCGATGTTCAAAACCGCGCGGCACCCACTGTCCGGCTACCCGTTCCTCTACCTTCTGGACAGTCAGCGCCGTGTCAAGGTCCAGCACGAACCAGATGAGCGGTTGCACTACGCGCGCCTGCACTTCCAGCGTGCCATCGATGCGACGGGCCGCCGGATCGATGCGCAACGCGAGATCATAAAACGTGACGTCGTAAGCAGCCTGCTCAGGTAGTAGCGGCCCACCGGAATGGTTCGTAACCCGTCGGTCCAGCAATCGCTGCGCACAGGCAGCCTGCACGGACAGGATGACAAGACCAAGCGCAAGACTTCCCTTAAGATGCCCGGACATGGGAATATGTTGCTGGTTTTCACTCCGCGTTTAAGCCCAGCCGGCGTTCCAGTGCTTCACGACGGCTGCGACTGACCTTCAGGCGCACCCCGTTTTTCAGCCGCACCGCATAACGCCCCCCGGCTCCCCTCAGCAGCACGTCAATCAGATCAATGCGCACAATTGCCGAACGATGAATGCGAATAAACAGCGCCGGATCCAACCGCTCTTCAAGCGTCTGCATCTGCTCACGAATCACGTACACTTGGTCCCCCACGTGCAGCTCCGCATAGGGGCCACTGGCGGTAATATAGTCGATCTGCCGAACCGGAATGACGCGCACCTGCCCACGCATTTCCACGGCAATGCGCTCCAGATATTTCGGTGGCCGTGCAGGCTCTGGCGTTCGATCTTCCTGCAGCAGTTGCAACAGGCGATCTCGTAGCGCTTCCACCTTTTTGAGCTTCCACAGACGGCGCGCCCGTTCAAGGGCCTGTTCAAATCGTTCATCGTCAAACGGTTTGAGCAGATAGTCCAGCGCTGCCACCTCAAAGGCCTGAAGCGCATACTGGTCGTATGCCGTCACAAAAATGGTAACCGGCATCTGTTCAGGACCGATTTCGCGCACAACGTCAAAACCGGTCATGCCCGGCATCTGCACATCTAAAAAGACCAGATCCGGGTGCAACGAGCGGATGGCCTGAACAGCCTCCCGACCGCTGGTGGCCTGCCCCACAACTTCAATCTCTGCCCGTCCTTTTAGCAAATCCAGTAAACGTTGCCGTGCCAGCGGCTCGTCGTCTACAATCAGCACGCGAAGCGGACGGTCATTCATCGGCATGCGCAGCTACACGCAGGTCGCTTTCGGTATGATAGGGAAGCTGAAGGCAAACTTCTACGCCTCCCTCCGGAAGTTCGCGCAGTTCCAACCGATAGGCAGCGCCATAAAGGCCTTCCAGCCGGGCACGCGTATTTCGCAGCCCCAGCCCTTCCTGCCACTGTCCGTCGCCGGAAAGCCCTGGTCCGTTATCGCGCACGCACAGGCAGAGATAATCTCCTTCCCGCCAGGCACGCAGCGTAATGCGTCCGGTTGTTTCCAGGCGGCTGACGCCATGCTTGATCGCGTTCTCCACAATCGGTTGCAAGATCAGGTTAGGCACCAGTGCATCCAGCACAGCCGGATCGATCTCCTGACGCACCTCCAGACGTCCCTGAAAGCGAATCTGCTGAATGTCCAGGTAACCCTCCAGAAAACGCAGTTCCTGCGACAGCGGGACCTCCTGCGCAACGCTCTCGTCAAGCGTATAGCGCAGCAGCTCACTGAGACGCGCAATCATGTGCCGCACGCCTTTGGGATCACGCTCGACCAGGGCCGAGATGGCATGCAACGTGTTGAATAGAAAATGCGGATTGAGCTGCATGCGAAGCGCCCGCAACCGCGCCTCGGTCAGTCGCGCCTGCAAATCGGCCGCCTGTGCCCGAAGTTGGGCTGCCTCCTGCTGCCGCTGCTGATAGCGAATAAAGTAGTCTCGGGCAAAGCCTGCGGCCAGGACGGCAAAATAGGTAACCAGCTCATTGATAAACCAGAAGCGGCGGATGCCCATCAACAGGTCGAAATTGACGACGCGCCGACGCGCGAGCTTATACACATAGAAGTAGAGATAGTCGACCCATACTTCCATGGCCAGGGCTACCATTAGCCCAATCAGCAAATGTAAAATCAGCCGCCCCACCCAGCGGGGACGGTCGAATGCCAGCTTCCGGCTAAG includes the following:
- a CDS encoding sensor histidine kinase; its protein translation is MTALPQKTRCDAARLFRRPWVEVLVIWAFWTFLAVLVVTGRLLDPRWADRGVSLLQRQVLYIFSEYYTWALLTPGIFWLSRKLAFDRPRWVGRLILHLLIGLMVALAMEVWVDYLYFYVYKLARRRVVNFDLLMGIRRFWFINELVTYFAVLAAGFARDYFIRYQQRQQEAAQLRAQAADLQARLTEARLRALRMQLNPHFLFNTLHAISALVERDPKGVRHMIARLSELLRYTLDESVAQEVPLSQELRFLEGYLDIQQIRFQGRLEVRQEIDPAVLDALVPNLILQPIVENAIKHGVSRLETTGRITLRAWREGDYLCLCVRDNGPGLSGDGQWQEGLGLRNTRARLEGLYGAAYRLELRELPEGGVEVCLQLPYHTESDLRVAAHADE
- a CDS encoding M1 family metallopeptidase, with the translated sequence MSGHLKGSLALGLVILSVQAACAQRLLDRRVTNHSGGPLLPEQAAYDVTFYDLALRIDPAARRIDGTLEVQARVVQPLIWFVLDLDTALTVQKVEERVAGQWVPRGFEHRADGRIWTHLTRTRQPGERVVLRVHYGGVPREAPYPPWIGGFTWARTADGQPWIATSNQGEGADLWWPCKDHPSDEPDSMALRITVPEPLVVASNGRLRRVEPHADGTRTYHWFVSTPINNYGVALNIAPYRTVDTTYVSVAGDTIPVTFWVLPEREADARRMLPEFLDHLAFYERLLGPYPFRADKYGIAHTPFLGMEHQTIIAYGSDFSDQPYGFDWLHHHELGHEWWGNLVTVYDWKDFWLHEGFCTYMQALYAEERFGVEAYRAELRRYLPAIRNRRPIAPRTSRTTTEMYFADPATGQTDNDIYYKGSWVLHTLRYLIGDEAFFRALRRMAYPDPALERMSGGCACRFATTDDFISLVEAITGQELDWFFEVYVRRAELPRLLVVREPDRLVLRWEVPGDLPFPMPVEVQIGETRRRIPMPNGKAVVPLGELEADPIIDPDHWILRASD
- a CDS encoding LytR/AlgR family response regulator transcription factor, whose amino-acid sequence is MNDRPLRVLIVDDEPLARQRLLDLLKGRAEIEVVGQATSGREAVQAIRSLHPDLVFLDVQMPGMTGFDVVREIGPEQMPVTIFVTAYDQYALQAFEVAALDYLLKPFDDERFEQALERARRLWKLKKVEALRDRLLQLLQEDRTPEPARPPKYLERIAVEMRGQVRVIPVRQIDYITASGPYAELHVGDQVYVIREQMQTLEERLDPALFIRIHRSAIVRIDLIDVLLRGAGGRYAVRLKNGVRLKVSRSRREALERRLGLNAE
- the serS gene encoding serine--tRNA ligase, producing MLDLQRIRQEPDRVRDAIRVKGMGDPQLVDRVLDLDTRHRQTQTELQEARHRLNTLARQIGQLMREGRRDEAQALIEENARLKERIKSLEAHARALGEQLETLLLELPNIPHPSVPVGRGPEDNVVLHEEGCPPTFDFTPRPHWELATRHGLIDFERGAKVTGSGFPFYVGKGARLQRALIQFFLDLAVQEGGYVEIQPPLLVNADSARGTGQLPDKEDLMYVIERDELYPIPTAEVPVTNYFRNEILEENQLPVKFCAYSPCFRREAGSYGKDVRGLNRLHQFDKVELVQFVHPDHSYEALEQLREDAERPLRLLGLPYRRVLMCTAETGFTQAKKYDLEVWSPGQQRWLEVSSISNFEDFQARRARIRFRPAQGGKPHFVHTLNGSGLALPRVVAALLEHYQQPDGSILIPEVLRPYTGFDRIG